A region from the Aegilops tauschii subsp. strangulata cultivar AL8/78 chromosome 5, Aet v6.0, whole genome shotgun sequence genome encodes:
- the LOC109762855 gene encoding probable glutathione S-transferase GSTU6 isoform X2 — protein sequence MALLTRFGSVQGHRLRAVRSAGSQKASFLGAAKRPSARLVSAPAPLRPVVRASSLPPALRLGTAAAAAGTSTEQLGDELKVLGTWRSPFALRVRLALNFKGLPYEYFEEDLDNKSDLLFKSNPFIKKLPVLIHNNAPICESLVILEYIEEKFSDVGPSLLPVDPYERAMARFWARYIEDKLVAPWLKMFRANTNEEKAEWTRETVEAVKTLEGVLSRKATPFFGGDDVGYVDVVLSGMIAWMQGTKALCDVELLDAAKTPLLVEWTERFATLDGAKVVMPDVDKLVEFAKIKRAKMMALNNN from the exons ATGGCGCTTCTTACTCGCTTCGGCTCCGTCCAAGGCCACCGGCTTCGGGCAGTCCGCTCCGCCGGCTCCCAAAAGGCCTCTTTTTTGGGGGCTGCCAAAAGGCCTAGCGCACGCTTGGTGTCAGCTCCAGCTCCGCTCCGGCCCGTCGTCCGCGCGTCCTCTCTGCCTCCGGCTCTTAGGCTCGGCACCGCAGCAGCGGCAGCCGGGACAAGCACG GAACAATTAGGAGACGAGCTCAAGGTGTTGGGGACATGGCGGAGCCCATTCGCTCTACGAGTGAGGCTAGCGCTCAACTTCAAGGGCCTACCGTATGAATACTTTGAGGAGGACCTCGACAACAAGAGCGACCTCCTCTTTAAATCCAACCCGTTCATTAAGAAGTTGCCCGTTCTCATCCACAACAACGCGCCGATATGCGAGTCACTTGTGATCTTGGAGTACATTGAGGAGAAGTTTAGTGATGTGGGTCCATCCCTCCTCCCCGTTGACCCCTACGAACGTGCCATGGCGCGGTTTTGGGCCAGGTACATTGAAGATAAG CTAGTCGCCCCATGGTTGAAGATGTTTAGGGCCAACACAAACGAGGAGAAAGCTGAATGGACGAGAGAGACGGTGGAGGCAGTGAAGACGCTAGAGGGGGTGCTCTCTAGAAAAGCAACACCCTTCTTCGGTGGTGACGATGTCGGGTATGTCGACGTCGTGCTCTCCGGCATGATCGCGTGGATGCAAGGAACTAAGGCACTTTGTGATGTGGAGCTCCTAGACGCGGCAAAGACCCCGCTCCTAGTGGAGTGGACGGAGCGCTTCGCTACGTTGGACGGTGCTAAGGTGGTTATGCCGGACGTGGACAAGTTGGTTGAGTTTGCCAAGATAAAACGTGCCAAAATGATGGCACTCAATAATAATTAA
- the LOC109762855 gene encoding probable glutathione S-transferase GSTU6 isoform X1 — MALLTRFGSVQGHRLRAVRSAGSQKASFLGAAKRPSARLVSAPAPLRPVVRASSLPPALRLGTAAAAAGTSTAGYIWQEQLGDELKVLGTWRSPFALRVRLALNFKGLPYEYFEEDLDNKSDLLFKSNPFIKKLPVLIHNNAPICESLVILEYIEEKFSDVGPSLLPVDPYERAMARFWARYIEDKLVAPWLKMFRANTNEEKAEWTRETVEAVKTLEGVLSRKATPFFGGDDVGYVDVVLSGMIAWMQGTKALCDVELLDAAKTPLLVEWTERFATLDGAKVVMPDVDKLVEFAKIKRAKMMALNNN; from the exons ATGGCGCTTCTTACTCGCTTCGGCTCCGTCCAAGGCCACCGGCTTCGGGCAGTCCGCTCCGCCGGCTCCCAAAAGGCCTCTTTTTTGGGGGCTGCCAAAAGGCCTAGCGCACGCTTGGTGTCAGCTCCAGCTCCGCTCCGGCCCGTCGTCCGCGCGTCCTCTCTGCCTCCGGCTCTTAGGCTCGGCACCGCAGCAGCGGCAGCCGGGACAAGCACG GCTGGCTATATATGGCAGGAACAATTAGGAGACGAGCTCAAGGTGTTGGGGACATGGCGGAGCCCATTCGCTCTACGAGTGAGGCTAGCGCTCAACTTCAAGGGCCTACCGTATGAATACTTTGAGGAGGACCTCGACAACAAGAGCGACCTCCTCTTTAAATCCAACCCGTTCATTAAGAAGTTGCCCGTTCTCATCCACAACAACGCGCCGATATGCGAGTCACTTGTGATCTTGGAGTACATTGAGGAGAAGTTTAGTGATGTGGGTCCATCCCTCCTCCCCGTTGACCCCTACGAACGTGCCATGGCGCGGTTTTGGGCCAGGTACATTGAAGATAAG CTAGTCGCCCCATGGTTGAAGATGTTTAGGGCCAACACAAACGAGGAGAAAGCTGAATGGACGAGAGAGACGGTGGAGGCAGTGAAGACGCTAGAGGGGGTGCTCTCTAGAAAAGCAACACCCTTCTTCGGTGGTGACGATGTCGGGTATGTCGACGTCGTGCTCTCCGGCATGATCGCGTGGATGCAAGGAACTAAGGCACTTTGTGATGTGGAGCTCCTAGACGCGGCAAAGACCCCGCTCCTAGTGGAGTGGACGGAGCGCTTCGCTACGTTGGACGGTGCTAAGGTGGTTATGCCGGACGTGGACAAGTTGGTTGAGTTTGCCAAGATAAAACGTGCCAAAATGATGGCACTCAATAATAATTAA